Proteins from one Mugil cephalus isolate CIBA_MC_2020 chromosome 15, CIBA_Mcephalus_1.1, whole genome shotgun sequence genomic window:
- the LOC125021621 gene encoding olfactory receptor 6B2-like, giving the protein MEFFNSALGKNITFVRPPYFIISGFIGIPNIKYYFVFLFFIYILSVIGNGTVITVIILDHTLRSPKYMAVFSLALTDVLSSSALVPKVIDIFLFNHLYVAYNDCLAFMFFCFALLSMQSLNLVTLAFDRLVAILFPLHYHVKVTHRLMLYLIAFFWIYAIGLTLIAAGLLTRISFCKSVVINSYFCDHGPMFRLGCNDITPSLAVSDFAPFLILWLPLAFILASYCCIAYTLAKISTGRERLKAFKTCTGHLSLVTIYFLPITIVYNSWNTIHPNARIINLSLTAVIPPVLNPIIYVLQTQEIKDSLKKLLKIKRQFTVATEN; this is encoded by the coding sequence ATGGAATTTTTCAACTCAGCTCTTGGGAAAAACATTACCTTTGTGCGGCCTCCGTATTTCATAATAAGTGGTTTTATTGGCATACCTAATATTAAGTATtactttgtctttctcttttttatttacattctgtcAGTGATCGGAAACGGCACAGTGattactgtaataatattaGATCATACTTTGAGAAGTCCTAAATATATGGCAGTTTTTAGCCTGGCATTGACAGACGTGTTAAGTAGCTCGGCTCTGGTGCCAAAAGTTATTGACATCTTTCTGTTCAATCATCTCTATGTTGCCTATAATGACTGTTTggcattcatgtttttttgctttgctttactTTCAATGCAGTCTTTAAATCTGGTTACACTCGCCTTTGACAGACTGGTAGCTATCCTCTTTCCACTGCATTATCATGTGAAGGTGACCCACAGGCTCATGCTGTATTTGATTGCGTTTTTCTGGATCTATGCCATTGGTCTTACACTCATTGCAGCTGGGCTTCTCACAAGAATTTCTTTCTGTAAGTCTGTGGTTATTAACAGCTATTTCTGTGACCATGGCCCTATGTTCCGGCTTGGCTGCAATGATATTACTCCCAGTCTTGCAGTATCTGATTTTGCACCATTTCTTATCCTTTGGCTTCCTCTGGCTTTTATCTTGGCAAGTTACTGTTGTATTGCATATACCTTGGCAAAAATTTCTACAGGTCGAGAAAGATTGAAGGCTTTTAAAACGTGCACAGGTCATCTTTCATTAGTGACAATCTATTTCCTCCCTATTACAATTGTTTATAACTCTTGGAACACAATACATCCAAATGCCAGGATCATAAACCTGTCGTTGACTGCTGTCATCCCTCCTGTGTTAAACCCAatcatttatgttttacagACTCAAGAAATCAAAGACTCTTTGAAGAAGTTGTTGAAAATCAAACGACAATTCACAGTTGCAACCGAAAATTAG
- the LOC125021664 gene encoding olfactory receptor 6B2-like — translation MEFFNSALGKNITFVRPPYFIISGFIGIPNIKYYFVFLFFIYILSVIGNGTVITVIILDHTLRSPKYMAVFSLALTDVLSVSALVPKVIDIFLFNHLYVAYNDCLAFMFFCFTLLSMQSLNLVTLAFDRLVAILFPLHYHVKVTHRLMLYLIAFFWIYVIAITLIAAGLLTRLSFCKSVVINSYFCDHGPMFRLGCNDITPSRVIANLAPILILWLPLAFILASYCCITFNLAKISTGRERLKAFKTCTGHLSLVTIYFLPVSIVYTLWSKLHPNARIINLSLTAVIPSVLNPIIYVLQTQEIKDSLKKLLKIKRKLTVATEN, via the coding sequence ATGGAATTTTTCAACTCAGCTCTTGGGAAAAACATTACCTTTGTGCGGCCTCCGTATTTCATCATAAGTGGTTTTATTGGCATACCTAATATTAAGTATtactttgtctttctcttttttatttacattctgtcAGTGATCGGAAACGGCACAGTGattactgtaataatattaGATCATACTTTGAGAAGTCCTAAATATATGGCAGTTTTTAGCCTGGCATTGACAGACGTGTTAAGTGTCTCGGCTCTGGTGCCAAAAGTTATTGACATCTTTCTGTTCAATCATCTCTATGTTGCCTATAATGACTGTTTggcattcatgtttttttgctttactttaCTTTCGATGCAGTCTTTAAACCTGGTTACACTCGCCTTTGACAGACTGGTAGCTATCCTCTTTCCACTGCATTATCATGTGAAGGTGACCCACAGGCTCATGCTGTATTTGATTGCGTTTTTCTGGATCTATGTCATTGCTATTACACTCATTGCAGCTGGGCTTCTCACAAGACTTTCCTTCTGTAAGTCTGTGGTTATTAACAGCTATTTCTGTGACCATGGCCCTATGTTCCGGCTTGGCTGCAATGATATTACTCCCAGCCGTGTAATCGCTAATTTGGCACCAATTCTTATTCTTTGGCTTCCTCTGGCGTTTATCTTGGCAAGTTACTGTTGCATTACATTTAACTTGGCAAAAATTTCTACAGGTCGAGAAAGATTGAAAGCTTTTAAAACTTGCACAGGTCATCTTTCACTAGTGACAATCTATTTCCTCCCTGTTTCAATTGTTTATACCCTTTGGAGTAAATTACATCCAAATGCCAGGATCATAAACCTGTCGTTGACTGCTGTCATCCCTTCTGTGTTAAACCCAatcatttatgttttacagACTCAAGAAATCAAAGACTCTTTGAAGAAGTTGTTGAAAATCAAGCGAAAACTCACAGTTGCAACCGAAAATTAG
- the LOC125021622 gene encoding olfactory receptor 6C4-like, giving the protein MELFNSALGKNITFVRPPYFMISGFIGIPNIKYYFVFLFFIYILSVIGNGTVITVIILDHTLRSPKYMAVFSLALTDVLSVSALVPKVIDIFLFNHLYVAYNDCLAFMFFCFTLLSMQSLNLVTLAFDRLVAILFPLHYHVKVTHRLMLYLIAFFWIYAIGLTLIAAGLLTRLSFCKSVVINSYFCDHGPMFRLGCNDITPSRVIANLSPILILWLPLAFILASYCCIAFNLAKISTCQERLKAFKTCTGHLSLVAIYFFPLLITFTLMEKIHPNARIINLSLTSVFPPMLNPIVYVLQTQEIKDSVKKLLKIKCKSKITVQN; this is encoded by the coding sequence ATGGAACTTTTCAACTCAGCTCTTGGGAAAAACATTACCTTTGTGCGGCCTCCGTATTTCATGATAAGTGGTTTTATTGGCATACCTAATATTAAGTATtactttgtctttctcttttttatttacattctgtcAGTGATCGGAAACGGCACAGTGattactgtaataatattaGATCATACTTTGAGAAGTCCTAAATATATGGCAGTTTTTAGCCTGGCATTGACAGACGTGTTAAGTGTCTCGGCTTTGGTGCCAAAAGTTATTGACATCTTTCTGTTCAATCATCTCTATGTTGCCTATAATGACTGTTTggcattcatgtttttttgctttactttaCTTTCGATGCAGTCTTTAAATCTGGTTACACTCGCCTTTGACAGACTGGTAGCTATCCTCTTTCCACTGCATTATCATGTGAAGGTGACCCACAGGCTCATGCTGTATTTGATTGCGTTTTTCTGGATCTATGCCATTGGTCTTACACTCATTGCAGCTGGGCTTCTCACAAGACTTTCCTTCTGTAAGTCTGTGGTTATTAACAGCTATTTCTGTGACCATGGCCCTATGTTCCGGCTTGGCTGCAATGATATTACTCCCAGCCGTGTAATCGCTAATTTGTCACCAATTCTTATTCTTTGGCTTCCTCTGGCGTTTATCTTGGCAAGTTACTGTTGCATTGCATTTAACTTGGCAAAAATTTCTACATGTCAAGAAAGATTGAAGGCTTTTAAAACTTGCACAGGTCATCTTTCGCTAGTagcaatttattttttcccactgttaATTACATTTACCTTAATGGAAAAAATACATCCAAACGCCAGGATCATCAACCTGTCTCTGACCTCCGTGTTCCCTCCCATGTTGAACCCAATTGTATATGTTCTGCAGACGCAAGAAATCAAAGATTCAgtaaaaaagttattaaaaataaaatgtaagtcGAAAATAACAGTGCAGAATTAA
- the LOC125021624 gene encoding olfactory receptor 1-like, protein MKLFNSALGRNITYVHPAFFIISGFSGIPNIQQYYVFLFFVYVVSVLGNTVVMAVIFLDHNLRTPKYIAVFNLAFVDLLGNTVLVPKVLDIFLFNHPFISYNDCLTFFFFCYTCLCMQSLNLVALSYDRLIAIIFPLHYQVKVTHRFMFSMIIFFWVFVIITVLISVGLLTRLSFCNSVVINSYFCDHGQIYRLACNDYFPSYFISFLYPIIILWLPLGFILISYLCICYTLVKVATVKEGLKAFKTCVGHLSLVAIYFFPLLITFTLMEKIHPNARIINLSLTSVFPPMLNPIVYVLQTQEIKDSVKKLLKIKCKSKITVQN, encoded by the coding sequence ATGAAGTTATTCAACTCAGCTCTTGGAAGAAATATCACCTATGTGCATCCTGCATTTTTCATTATAAGTGGTTTTTCTGGAATCCCAAATATACAGCAGTActatgtctttttattttttgtctatgTCGTTTCAGTGCTGGGAAACACTGTTGTGATGGCTGTGATATTCTTGGATCATAATCTGAGAACTCCCAAATATATTGCGGTTTTTAACCTAGCATTTGTGGACCTGTTGGGTAACACTGTTCTGGTGCCGAAGGTTCTCGACATCTTTCTGTTTAATCACCCATTCATCTCCTACAACGACTgcttgactttcttttttttctgctacacCTGCCTTTGTATGCAGTCTCTCAACCTGGTCGCGCTCTCTTATGACAGATTGATAGCTATCATCTTCCCGCTGCACTATCAAGTGAAGGTGACCCACAGGTTCATGTTTTCAATGATTATCTTCTTCTGGGTCTTTGTTATAATTACTGTGCTCATTTCAGTCGGTCTTCTTACGAGACTTTCCTTCTGTAATTCTGTGGTAATTAACAGCTATTTCTGTGACCATGGCCAGATATACCGGCTTGCGTGCAATGACTATTTTCCCAGCTACTTCATTAGTTTCTTGTACCCGATTATTATTCTTTGGCTTCCACTAGGTTTTATCTTGATAAGTTATCTGTGTATTTGTTATACTCTAGTTAAAGTAGCCACAGTTAAAGAAGGATTGAAGGCTTTTAAAACGTGCGTAGGTCATCTTTCGCTAGTagcaatttattttttcccactgttaATTACATTTACCTTGATGGAAAAAATACATCCAAACGCCAGGATCATCAACCTGTCTCTGACCTCTGTGTTCCCTCCCATGTTGAACCCAATTGTATATGTTCTGCAGACGCAAGAAATCAAAGATTCAgtaaaaaagttattaaaaataaaatgtaagtcGAAAATAACAGTGCAGAATTAA
- the LOC125021661 gene encoding olfactory receptor 2AT4-like — MDFFNSALGKNITFVRPEYFIITGFVGIPNMKYYYIFLFFVYFVSVLGNGAVMALIFLDHNLRTPKYIAVFNLAFVDLLGNTVLVPKVLDIFLFNHPFISYNDCLTFLFFCYTCLCMQSLNLVALSYDRLIAIIFPLHYQVKVTHRSMLTLIASFWAFVVTVNLIIAGLLTRLSFCKSVVINSYFCDHGQIYRLACNDNTPNLVFGRFLIFLILWLPMVFIFLSYSYIVYTLSKIATFHERVKAFKTCTAHLSLVAIYFIPIVITFTMSANIHPNARIINLSLTSIFPPMLNPIIYVLQTQEIKVSLRKILKTRMQTKVMAKKVIIM; from the coding sequence ATGGACTTTTTTAACTCTGCGCTTGGGAAAAATATCACTTTTGTGCGTCCTGAATATTTCATAATAACAGGATTTGTTGGGATACCTAATATGAAGTATTACtacatctttctgttttttgtctattttgtgtCAGTGCTGGGAAATGGAGCTGTCATGGCCCTAATATTCTTGGATCATAATCTGAGAACTCCTAAATATATTGCGGTTTTTAACCTAGCATTTGTGGACCTGTTGGGTAACACTGTTCTGGTGCCGAAGGTTCTCGACATCTTTCTGTTTAATCACCCATTCATCTCCTACAACGACTGCttgactttcctttttttctgctacaCCTGCCTTTGTATGCAGTCTCTCAACTTGGTCGCGCTCTCTTATGACAGACTGATAGCTATCATCTTCCCGCTGCACTATCAAGTGAAGGTGACCCACCGGTCCATGTTGACTTTGATTGCCTCTTTCTGGGCCTTTGTCGTTACTGTTAATCTGATTATAGCTGGTCTTCTTACAAGACTTTCCTTCTGTAAGTCTGTGGTAATTAACAGTTATTTCTGTGACCACGGCCAGATATACCGGCTTGCGTGCAATGACAATACACCCAACTTAGTCTTTGGTCGCTTCTTGATATTTCTCATTCTTTGGCTTCCAATGGTATTCATCTTTTTAAGTTATTCGTATATTGTCTACACCTTATCTAAAATAGCCACATTTCATGAAAGAGTGAAGGCCTTTAAGACCTGCACAGCTCATCTTTCATTAGTGGCAATCTATTTCATCCCGATAGTCATCACTTTTACTATGAGTGCAAACATACATCCAAATGCCAGGATCATAAACCTGTCTCTGACCTCTATCTTTCCTCCCATGTTAAACCCAATTATTTACGTTCTGCAGACGCAAGAAATCAAAGTTTCActgagaaaaatattaaaaaccagGATGCAAACTAAAGTTATGGCaaagaaagtaataataatgtga